Proteins encoded in a region of the Terriglobia bacterium genome:
- a CDS encoding response regulator transcription factor, with product MRILVVEDEPKVAKALREGLEAESYSVAVAPTGEEGFFRVSSERFDLVVLDIMLPARSGIEVLSTMRRQDIQIPVLVLTAKDAVEDRVLGLDVGADDYLVKPFAFPELLARIRALLRRGKPERPVVLKIQDLQVDLMSRTVTRGTQTVELTAREFELLEFLLQHQGEVVSREMLARDVWKEVMRPTPLDNVIDVHMVRLRRKIDEGFSTKLVHTVRGVGFVLRAEKP from the coding sequence TTGCGAATCCTTGTGGTGGAAGACGAGCCAAAGGTCGCAAAGGCTCTGAGGGAAGGCCTCGAAGCCGAATCATATTCCGTCGCAGTCGCTCCTACCGGCGAAGAAGGATTCTTTCGGGTCAGTTCCGAGCGGTTCGATCTCGTGGTGCTGGACATTATGCTCCCTGCAAGGAGCGGGATCGAAGTGCTCTCCACGATGCGGCGGCAAGATATACAGATTCCCGTTCTAGTGCTGACCGCTAAAGATGCCGTCGAAGATCGCGTGCTCGGGCTTGATGTCGGCGCCGACGACTACCTCGTAAAGCCCTTTGCCTTCCCAGAGCTCTTGGCGCGCATTCGTGCGCTGCTGCGTCGGGGGAAACCAGAGCGTCCAGTCGTGCTGAAAATCCAGGATTTGCAGGTAGATCTGATGAGCCGAACAGTGACACGCGGAACCCAAACCGTCGAGCTCACGGCCAGGGAATTCGAGCTCCTTGAATTCCTTCTTCAGCATCAAGGAGAGGTCGTTTCTCGTGAGATGCTCGCACGGGATGTCTGGAAAGAAGTCATGCGACCCACTCCGCTGGATAACGTCATTGATGTGCACATGGTCCGGCTGCGTCGCAAGATCGACGAAGGATTTTCGACCAAGCTTGTGCATACGGTTCGCGGCGTCGGATTTGTATTGAGAGCGGAAAAGCCATGA
- a CDS encoding methyltransferase domain-containing protein, with translation MLEAARTRAISSGACVRWCQGAAQSLPFRDASFDLVLAVTALCWITEPVVALKEMNRVLRPGGAVIVGELGCWSLWGLARRFRGWLGAGTWKRAHFWTARELRELLAGVGLRAEDVRGAVYYPPSEILSRLMGCIEGSSARLRPYGAAFIAVRSIKTIRS, from the coding sequence ATGTTGGAGGCAGCGCGGACGAGGGCAATCTCATCGGGTGCTTGCGTCAGGTGGTGCCAGGGTGCGGCCCAATCTTTGCCCTTTCGCGACGCCTCGTTTGACCTGGTCCTCGCGGTCACAGCACTGTGCTGGATTACAGAACCAGTTGTGGCTCTCAAGGAGATGAACCGGGTACTTCGCCCGGGCGGAGCTGTAATCGTTGGAGAACTTGGTTGCTGGAGTCTCTGGGGCCTTGCGAGAAGATTCCGGGGCTGGCTGGGCGCCGGCACTTGGAAGAGAGCTCATTTTTGGACCGCCAGGGAACTCCGTGAGCTCCTGGCAGGCGTCGGACTACGAGCTGAAGATGTCCGCGGCGCAGTGTATTATCCGCCGTCCGAGATTCTATCCAGGCTGATGGGTTGCATCGAGGGATCCTCTGCCCGCTTGCGTCCATACGGAGCGGCATTCATTGCCGTGAGATCCATCAAAACAATCCGCAGTTGA
- a CDS encoding class I SAM-dependent methyltransferase yields MNITPETYARWRESALGTLTEQMEQRAIFSLVGDPSGLRVLDIGCGDGVYAVEV; encoded by the coding sequence ATGAACATCACCCCGGAGACCTACGCTCGATGGAGAGAATCTGCCCTCGGCACTCTAACCGAGCAGATGGAACAAAGAGCCATCTTTTCACTCGTCGGCGATCCCAGCGGACTGAGGGTCCTGGACATCGGATGCGGAGACGGAGTCTATGCCGTCGAGGTATAG
- a CDS encoding DsrE family protein — protein MQYLIILNDPPYGSERSYNGLRLATSLAKSEGTGVSVFLIGDAASCAVTGQTTPNGYYNIERMLKHLAAKGAQVGVCGSCMDARGIKPEMLAEGAHRSSMDELTCWTVAADKVLVF, from the coding sequence ATGCAATATTTGATTATCCTGAACGACCCACCCTACGGCTCGGAACGCAGCTACAACGGTCTCCGGTTGGCGACCTCCCTCGCCAAATCAGAGGGAACCGGCGTATCCGTTTTCTTGATCGGAGACGCTGCTTCCTGCGCAGTTACCGGGCAAACGACACCCAACGGCTACTACAACATAGAACGGATGCTGAAGCATCTGGCGGCCAAGGGAGCGCAGGTTGGCGTATGCGGCTCCTGCATGGATGCTCGTGGCATCAAGCCGGAGATGCTTGCCGAGGGAGCCCACCGCAGCTCGATGGACGAACTTACCTGCTGGACCGTAGCAGCCGACAAGGTCCTCGTGTTCTGA
- a CDS encoding NAD(P)/FAD-dependent oxidoreductase, which translates to MPSKMVVILGGGVGGMIAANRLRGRLTADHRVVLVERDLEHAFAPSFLWLMTGDRKPHQVRRPVANLLRRGVECIHGNAEALDLTTRKVFTSAGEIPFDYLILAVGAELAPDAVPGLPEASQTFYTFEGASRLYKALAGFARGSIAVVVAAMPYKCPGAPHEGAMLIADYFHRNGRRTGIDIQLFTPEPQPMPVAGPQLGAAVVEMLESKQIRFQPLHTLAAVDPAERVMRFQQGNSERYDLLVAIPPHRAPRLVREAGLTNAAGWVPVNPQTLATEHPGVFAIGDVTAIPIPGRWKPDVPLMLPKAGVFAHVQAEVVAARISAEIEGRKPDETFCGNGYCMLETGEDLAGFAYGNFFAEPSPQVNLRQIGKAWHIGKVLFERWWLSPPGWRRATYGAMLKMGGRLYAIPITV; encoded by the coding sequence ATGCCGTCAAAGATGGTAGTGATCCTCGGTGGTGGCGTCGGCGGGATGATCGCCGCCAATCGGTTGAGGGGGCGCCTGACTGCGGATCACCGCGTGGTGCTCGTGGAACGCGACCTCGAGCACGCGTTCGCGCCTTCGTTTCTGTGGTTGATGACCGGCGATCGAAAACCCCATCAGGTCCGCCGCCCCGTGGCAAATCTGCTGCGTCGAGGGGTCGAGTGCATTCATGGCAACGCGGAAGCGCTGGACCTGACCACGAGGAAAGTGTTCACGAGTGCCGGCGAAATCCCCTTCGATTACCTCATCTTGGCCGTCGGCGCGGAACTGGCGCCGGATGCAGTTCCAGGTTTGCCGGAGGCTTCACAGACATTCTACACGTTTGAGGGCGCCTCGCGCCTCTACAAGGCCTTAGCGGGCTTTGCTCGCGGCAGCATCGCGGTCGTGGTAGCCGCCATGCCATACAAGTGCCCAGGCGCGCCGCACGAAGGGGCGATGCTGATCGCCGACTATTTCCACCGAAATGGGCGCCGGACCGGTATTGACATTCAACTTTTCACCCCCGAACCACAACCCATGCCCGTGGCTGGGCCACAACTGGGCGCGGCAGTTGTGGAGATGCTCGAAAGCAAGCAGATCCGCTTCCAGCCTCTCCACACCCTGGCGGCCGTCGACCCGGCGGAGCGGGTCATGCGATTCCAACAAGGCAACAGCGAGAGATACGACCTGCTCGTAGCTATTCCACCGCATCGTGCGCCGCGCCTGGTGCGGGAGGCGGGTCTAACCAATGCCGCGGGTTGGGTGCCGGTCAATCCCCAGACGCTCGCAACCGAACATCCCGGCGTGTTTGCGATCGGAGATGTGACCGCGATTCCCATCCCTGGACGCTGGAAGCCGGATGTCCCCCTGATGCTGCCGAAAGCCGGCGTGTTCGCCCACGTGCAGGCTGAGGTAGTAGCAGCGCGAATTTCCGCTGAAATCGAAGGCCGGAAGCCGGATGAGACTTTCTGCGGCAATGGGTACTGCATGCTGGAAACGGGTGAGGACCTGGCAGGATTCGCTTACGGAAACTTCTTTGCAGAGCCATCGCCTCAGGTCAACCTGCGGCAAATCGGCAAGGCCTGGCATATCGGAAAAGTGTTATTTGAGCGATGGTGGCTCTCACCGCCTGGGTGGAGGCGGGCGACATACGGAGCCATGTTGAAGATGGGCGGCAGGCTATACGCCATTCCCATCACGGTCTGA
- a CDS encoding cysteine desulfurase encodes MGIWDKWPIYLDYNATTPHAPEVVAAMRPFLEGHFGNPSSAHRYGAVTRAAVGQARSQIAEILNSKPDEIVFTSGGTESNNYAIRGAALAGAQRGRHIITTLIEHPAVTEVCRKLETEGFEVSWLPVDENGLVRVEEVEAAVRPDTILITLMHANNEVGTIQPIRAVAEVARRRGIIVHTDAAQSAGKIPTDVHELGIDLLSIAGHKLYAPKGVGALYNRDGITLHPLMHGAGQEHGRRPGTENVLEIVGLGAACEVARRDLAKNMACMTETRDELERRLRETIGDVRVNGQPERRLPNTLSLSIRGVNAHELLTAIEPHVAASAGAACHSGEVLTSHVLCAMGVPEDWARGTLRLSTGRHTTREEVRDAVIAIGDAVRRLRRTE; translated from the coding sequence ATGGGCATTTGGGACAAATGGCCGATTTACCTGGACTACAACGCTACGACACCGCATGCACCTGAGGTTGTGGCGGCCATGAGACCGTTCCTTGAAGGTCACTTCGGAAATCCGTCCAGCGCGCACCGATATGGCGCAGTCACACGCGCTGCTGTTGGTCAAGCCCGTTCCCAAATTGCCGAGATCCTCAACTCGAAACCGGACGAAATTGTGTTTACCAGCGGAGGGACGGAATCCAACAATTACGCTATTCGCGGAGCTGCCCTGGCTGGTGCGCAGCGGGGACGCCACATCATTACCACGCTGATTGAGCATCCGGCAGTGACAGAGGTGTGCCGCAAATTAGAGACGGAGGGTTTCGAAGTTTCGTGGCTCCCCGTAGATGAAAATGGGCTGGTGCGTGTCGAAGAGGTGGAGGCGGCGGTTCGTCCGGATACTATCCTCATTACGCTCATGCATGCGAACAACGAAGTCGGAACCATCCAGCCGATCCGGGCTGTGGCGGAGGTCGCGCGGCGGCGCGGAATCATTGTCCATACCGATGCTGCACAATCGGCCGGCAAGATCCCCACCGACGTTCACGAGCTCGGCATCGATCTCTTGTCGATCGCCGGACACAAGCTTTACGCGCCCAAGGGCGTCGGTGCCCTCTATAACCGTGATGGGATTACCTTGCACCCGCTGATGCACGGGGCCGGGCAGGAACATGGGCGCAGGCCGGGGACTGAGAACGTCCTCGAGATTGTCGGCCTCGGCGCGGCTTGCGAAGTTGCCAGGCGTGACTTGGCAAAGAACATGGCGTGTATGACGGAAACCCGGGATGAGCTGGAGCGGAGGCTCCGCGAGACAATCGGTGACGTTCGGGTCAACGGGCAGCCGGAGCGGCGCCTGCCCAATACTCTAAGTCTCAGCATCCGCGGCGTCAACGCCCATGAGCTTCTCACCGCGATCGAGCCCCATGTTGCCGCATCAGCGGGAGCCGCCTGCCATTCCGGCGAGGTTCTGACCTCCCATGTTCTTTGCGCGATGGGAGTCCCAGAAGATTGGGCTCGTGGCACCCTCCGGCTCTCTACCGGAAGACACACGACCCGTGAGGAAGTGCGTGACGCCGTAATCGCGATCGGGGATGCTGTGCGCAGGCTACGCCGCACGGAATAG
- a CDS encoding metalloregulator ArsR/SmtB family transcription factor yields the protein MPSPNRQYKTAIYEQFSRIGKAISNSSRLELLDLLCQAPRTVDVLAKEASLGVANTSQHLKVLRAARLIEAEKSGLFVTYRLADETVCEFFRSLRVLAETRLTEVREITRNFLQGREGMEPIDRKALLARVRSGDVTVLDVRPGEEYKAGHIPGALSIPLKDLERRLSDLPRDREVVAYCRGPYCVLAVQAVELLRSRGFSAFRLEESVPDWRAEGLPVAAGEER from the coding sequence ATGCCGAGCCCAAATCGTCAGTACAAAACCGCAATTTACGAACAATTCTCCCGCATTGGCAAAGCCATCTCAAACTCAAGCCGGTTGGAGCTTTTGGACCTTCTGTGCCAGGCTCCTCGGACCGTGGATGTCCTGGCAAAGGAAGCCAGCCTTGGTGTAGCCAACACATCACAGCACCTAAAAGTGCTCCGCGCAGCTCGCTTGATAGAAGCCGAAAAATCAGGGCTTTTCGTGACCTACCGCCTGGCTGACGAGACGGTCTGTGAATTCTTCCGCTCGCTGCGCGTACTGGCCGAAACGCGCTTGACAGAGGTTCGCGAAATCACGCGCAACTTCCTGCAGGGCCGAGAAGGCATGGAACCTATCGATCGGAAGGCACTCCTGGCTCGCGTGAGGAGCGGCGACGTCACAGTTCTGGATGTTCGTCCAGGGGAGGAATACAAGGCTGGTCACATACCAGGGGCGCTTTCGATTCCTCTCAAGGATCTCGAGCGCCGTCTTTCGGACCTGCCGCGGGATCGCGAAGTTGTCGCCTACTGCCGAGGCCCTTATTGTGTCCTGGCAGTGCAGGCAGTAGAACTCCTTCGGTCGCGCGGATTCAGCGCTTTCCGCCTTGAGGAGAGCGTCCCCGACTGGCGGGCGGAGGGCCTGCCTGTCGCCGCAGGCGAGGAACGGTAG
- a CDS encoding rhodanese-like domain-containing protein has translation MYTFRGFTKYGIAWATIFALTVFVVWLTGSERKSSASEYSGQAFVNSLQRAPESVDPWTANRLLEAERLARIVSDPGNSKPLILNFGPAVLFKREHVPGAKLIGPLSEPDGPKNLQKEVMNLWKDTEIVIYCGCCPWNVCPNVRPAFQVLQDMGFKKVKVLYLPTNFRQSWVNRGFPVQKEQ, from the coding sequence ATGTACACTTTCAGGGGGTTTACCAAATACGGCATCGCTTGGGCCACTATTTTCGCCTTGACGGTGTTTGTTGTGTGGCTCACGGGGAGTGAGCGGAAAAGCTCTGCTTCTGAATACTCCGGGCAGGCATTCGTCAACAGCCTGCAGCGAGCACCGGAGTCTGTCGATCCGTGGACGGCTAACCGGCTGTTAGAAGCGGAGCGGCTGGCAAGGATCGTTTCCGATCCAGGCAACAGCAAGCCGCTGATTCTTAATTTTGGCCCCGCCGTGCTCTTTAAGAGAGAGCATGTACCTGGCGCGAAACTAATAGGGCCACTATCCGAGCCTGACGGACCGAAAAATCTGCAAAAAGAGGTGATGAATCTGTGGAAAGATACGGAAATTGTCATTTATTGCGGCTGCTGCCCATGGAATGTGTGTCCGAATGTCCGTCCGGCATTCCAGGTGCTGCAAGACATGGGGTTCAAGAAAGTAAAGGTTCTGTATCTTCCGACCAACTTCAGACAGAGCTGGGTTAATAGGGGATTTCCTGTCCAAAAGGAACAATGA
- a CDS encoding AAA family ATPase produces the protein MAHISTLTNAKGGCGKTTVALNLAVCFARAGNRTLAIDLDQQGNLSAGLGVDLNKLNLTAHRLLINEVPEIRRFLVEIRPQLHLLPNSIDIEADDLLEAKKVNRELLLRRQLKPVLPDFDVVVIDTPPAMRAATVNALVVADSVIIPIDSSSFALLGMNQLLKTIAAISETHNPSLKINVLTTMFNKRQNLDKIIRQQVEEFFGPSLVLESVIHRYVGVAEATAMRRGVVESSGTSSATFDFMKLFNELKREMSHEQKRPAAVESIIARDLIQGQGEHTARRELLKQYAPLEGVITMPTGGTSRRPRPAPPVEKTLAHNATVAPKGDSPWHSATEAPPATMASDATVAWLAMVKGELRVPNTINFSLFPTLDPFAKAVYYQLYLLSNGFRRDTCVVGLAKLAKSVLMSQRKVQDTILYLERRGLIRRLRANLGRPSKGNVYQVPIPAAETAPGSTVANDTTVAEGATMVRRAAVAPGACAAPHATNKDDDYYKKQSSSNGGKTSVGAATRVENHSGAAAPREMHEISSHDFAAVRAAYEKVTGNRWSQSDSETYAEHGLDHVPVEKIIAALEAVSQRSPIKINSLKYFVKEITTFPDPRTRARQKKQLGNIVRRIRENSVGRADYSETDFREDVKCACAHEGVRFDNDIYDELVGGHSPAEVCARL, from the coding sequence ATGGCACACATCTCTACTCTCACGAATGCAAAGGGCGGCTGCGGCAAGACCACAGTCGCCCTCAACCTCGCTGTCTGCTTCGCCAGAGCAGGCAACCGGACACTTGCCATCGACCTGGATCAGCAGGGGAATTTGAGCGCCGGGCTCGGGGTCGATCTCAACAAGCTCAACTTGACGGCGCATCGCTTGTTGATCAACGAGGTGCCGGAGATCCGCCGCTTCCTCGTCGAGATCCGTCCTCAGCTCCATCTTCTGCCGAATTCGATCGACATCGAAGCCGATGACCTGCTGGAAGCGAAGAAAGTCAATCGAGAGCTTTTGCTTCGTCGCCAGCTGAAGCCGGTCCTGCCAGATTTCGATGTCGTCGTCATCGATACCCCGCCGGCCATGCGGGCCGCTACCGTCAACGCGCTGGTCGTCGCCGATTCTGTGATCATCCCGATCGATTCTTCATCGTTTGCCCTGCTCGGCATGAACCAGCTCCTAAAGACCATTGCCGCGATCAGCGAGACCCACAACCCTTCGCTGAAAATCAATGTTCTGACCACGATGTTCAACAAACGGCAGAACCTGGACAAGATAATTCGCCAGCAGGTCGAGGAATTCTTCGGTCCCAGCCTGGTCCTGGAATCGGTCATCCATCGTTACGTCGGTGTTGCCGAAGCCACCGCCATGAGGAGAGGAGTCGTGGAGAGTTCCGGGACGAGTTCCGCAACTTTCGACTTCATGAAACTGTTCAACGAACTCAAACGGGAAATGAGCCATGAACAAAAGAGACCGGCAGCAGTTGAAAGCATCATCGCTAGAGATCTCATCCAGGGGCAGGGCGAGCATACCGCTAGAAGAGAACTGCTCAAGCAATATGCCCCGCTCGAGGGCGTTATTACCATGCCGACGGGCGGCACGTCACGGCGACCGAGACCAGCTCCACCTGTGGAAAAAACCCTGGCACACAATGCCACGGTGGCACCAAAAGGCGACTCACCATGGCACTCTGCCACGGAGGCACCGCCCGCCACCATGGCATCAGATGCCACCGTGGCATGGCTTGCCATGGTCAAAGGGGAGTTGCGTGTCCCGAATACGATCAATTTCAGCCTGTTTCCTACCCTCGATCCGTTCGCAAAAGCCGTCTATTATCAACTGTACCTACTCTCCAACGGCTTCCGGCGCGACACCTGTGTTGTGGGCCTGGCAAAGTTGGCAAAATCAGTCCTCATGTCGCAGAGAAAGGTTCAGGACACAATACTTTACCTGGAGAGGAGAGGATTGATCCGTCGACTGCGTGCGAACCTCGGCCGACCCTCAAAAGGGAACGTCTACCAGGTGCCGATCCCTGCCGCAGAGACGGCTCCCGGCTCCACGGTGGCAAATGACACCACCGTGGCAGAAGGTGCCACCATGGTGCGTCGTGCCGCCGTAGCACCCGGAGCCTGCGCGGCGCCACATGCCACAAATAAAGATGATGATTATTATAAAAAACAATCATCATCAAATGGCGGTAAAACCTCGGTCGGTGCTGCCACCCGAGTGGAAAACCACAGCGGCGCGGCTGCGCCGCGAGAAATGCACGAGATTTCGAGCCACGATTTTGCGGCTGTCCGGGCTGCCTACGAAAAGGTGACGGGAAACCGATGGAGCCAGTCCGATTCCGAAACCTATGCGGAACACGGTCTCGACCATGTTCCCGTCGAGAAAATAATTGCAGCTCTGGAAGCCGTCAGCCAGCGATCCCCTATCAAAATCAACAGTCTCAAATATTTCGTCAAAGAAATCACTACGTTCCCCGATCCGCGTACCCGAGCTCGGCAAAAGAAGCAGCTTGGAAACATCGTGCGAAGAATCCGGGAGAATTCCGTGGGACGAGCGGACTACTCGGAGACCGATTTCCGCGAGGACGTAAAATGCGCATGTGCCCACGAGGGAGTTCGCTTCGACAACGATATCTATGACGAATTGGTCGGTGGCCATTCACCTGCCGAAGTTTGCGCCCGTCTGTGA
- a CDS encoding nucleotidyl transferase AbiEii/AbiGii toxin family protein, whose translation MIGKEEILGFAREVGIDPNVVEKDYVLGWMLAGISSHPRTRDTWLFKGGTCLKKCYFETYRFSEDLDFTLLDSSHVDDAVLRQLFSEITQWVYDQSGIELPENERVFEVYINPRAKKSAQGRLGYRGPMQRQASLPRIRFDLTDDERVVLKGERRHVHHPYTDEPEGGIEVLAYCFEEVFAEKLRALAERQRPRDLYDVVHLYRRAVDINRASIRTTLAAKCEFKGIAIPTVASLLSSPQHPELRADWEQMLAHQLAGLPPFDSFWNELPSVFAWLERKEIAPRRPTIGTLGTDIDTAWRVPTMAHSWRAEGIAAPVEIVRFAAANRLCVDLEYRDEQGRVGSRLIEPYSLRRTKAGDILLYAVRSDNGQDRSYRVDRILGARATSQPFRPRYEVELSLAAPLHVPEISRAVRTSSPSVRPTRTSRPNMYSVRRSGQLRYVFQCVSCGKRFEHSQYDSTLRAHKTKSGYPCSSRIGSYVTTRY comes from the coding sequence GTGATCGGCAAGGAAGAAATTCTAGGATTTGCCCGGGAGGTGGGGATCGACCCAAACGTGGTAGAGAAGGATTACGTTCTCGGGTGGATGTTGGCTGGAATTTCATCCCATCCGAGAACTCGGGATACTTGGCTGTTTAAGGGCGGCACATGTCTGAAGAAGTGCTACTTCGAGACCTATCGGTTTTCGGAAGACCTCGACTTCACTCTGCTCGACAGCTCCCATGTGGACGACGCAGTTCTGCGCCAGCTGTTTTCGGAAATCACGCAGTGGGTGTATGACCAATCGGGCATCGAACTACCGGAGAATGAGCGCGTGTTCGAAGTGTACATAAACCCTCGGGCCAAGAAGTCGGCACAGGGCCGACTGGGTTACAGGGGACCCATGCAGCGCCAGGCCAGTTTGCCCCGGATCCGGTTCGACTTGACAGATGACGAGCGGGTCGTTCTCAAAGGCGAGCGCAGACACGTCCACCACCCCTATACCGACGAACCTGAGGGTGGAATCGAAGTGCTTGCGTATTGTTTTGAAGAGGTGTTTGCCGAAAAACTGCGCGCGCTCGCGGAACGCCAGCGGCCGCGCGACCTGTACGACGTAGTGCACCTTTATCGTCGTGCCGTGGACATCAACCGGGCGTCAATCCGCACTACGCTTGCGGCCAAATGCGAATTCAAGGGTATAGCGATCCCTACGGTCGCGAGTTTGCTCTCAAGCCCTCAACACCCTGAGTTGCGTGCTGATTGGGAACAAATGCTTGCACACCAGCTGGCAGGATTGCCGCCATTCGACTCGTTCTGGAATGAGCTGCCGTCGGTCTTCGCATGGCTCGAACGCAAAGAGATCGCGCCGCGCCGTCCAACTATAGGAACGCTCGGCACCGACATTGACACCGCATGGCGTGTGCCGACAATGGCACATTCGTGGCGTGCCGAGGGCATTGCAGCGCCTGTCGAGATTGTCCGTTTTGCTGCCGCCAACCGTCTTTGTGTGGATCTTGAATACCGCGACGAGCAGGGCAGGGTTGGCTCCAGGCTCATTGAACCGTATTCGCTGCGGCGCACCAAGGCAGGGGACATTCTTCTTTATGCCGTTCGTAGCGACAACGGTCAGGATCGATCATATCGCGTGGATCGAATCCTAGGAGCGCGCGCGACCAGCCAGCCATTCAGGCCGCGATACGAAGTGGAACTCAGCCTCGCCGCCCCTCTACACGTGCCGGAGATTTCTCGAGCGGTGCGAACGTCATCTCCTTCTGTGAGGCCAACCCGAACCTCAAGACCAAATATGTATTCTGTACGCCGCTCTGGACAGCTCCGATACGTTTTTCAGTGCGTCTCCTGCGGCAAGAGGTTCGAGCATTCGCAGTATGATTCGACATTGAGGGCGCACAAAACCAAGAGCGGCTACCCCTGCTCGAGTCGCATTGGATCCTATGTCACGACCAGATATTGA
- a CDS encoding ParA family protein: MAYVITLANAKGGCGKTTVALNLAICFARAGHRTLAIDLDQQGNLSAGLGVDLNKLSLTAHRLIINEVSEIRRYLVEIRPQLHLVPNSIDIEADDLLEAKKVNRELLLRRQLKPVLSDFDVVLIDTPPAMRAATVNALVVADTVLLPIDSSSFALLGMNQLLKTIAAISETHNPSLKILVLTTLFNRRQNLDRMIRQEVEEFFGASLVLESVIHSYVGVAEATAMKKGVVESSTTSGATFDFMKLFNELKREMKHEQKGQGAVESINR; encoded by the coding sequence ATGGCATACGTCATCACGCTTGCCAACGCCAAAGGTGGCTGCGGCAAGACCACCGTCGCCCTCAATCTCGCCATCTGCTTTGCCCGGGCGGGACACCGTACACTCGCGATCGACCTCGACCAGCAGGGAAATCTCAGCGCCGGCCTCGGCGTCGATCTCAACAAGCTCAGTCTAACGGCCCATCGCCTGATCATCAATGAGGTCTCCGAGATCCGCCGCTACCTCGTCGAGATCCGGCCTCAGCTGCATCTCGTGCCTAACTCCATCGATATCGAAGCCGACGATCTTCTGGAGGCGAAGAAAGTCAATCGGGAACTGCTTCTTCGCCGGCAGTTAAAACCAGTCCTGTCGGACTTCGATGTCGTATTGATCGACACGCCGCCGGCGATGCGGGCAGCCACAGTGAATGCCCTGGTCGTCGCGGACACAGTCCTGCTACCGATAGATAGTTCGTCGTTCGCCCTGCTGGGGATGAATCAGCTCCTTAAGACAATCGCTGCCATCAGCGAAACTCACAACCCGTCTCTAAAGATTCTCGTTCTGACCACTTTGTTCAATCGCCGACAAAATCTCGATCGCATGATCCGTCAGGAAGTCGAAGAATTTTTTGGAGCGAGCCTTGTACTCGAGTCGGTCATTCACAGCTACGTCGGCGTCGCCGAGGCCACCGCCATGAAGAAAGGCGTGGTCGAGAGTTCCACGACGAGCGGGGCCACGTTCGACTTCATGAAACTGTTCAACGAATTGAAAAGGGAAATGAAACATGAACAAAAGGGACAGGGAGCAGTTGAGAGCATCAATCGCTAA
- a CDS encoding YchJ family protein, whose amino-acid sequence MADCPCGSDKPFPECCEPFLNGIANAPTAEALMRARYSAYVTVNIDFIERTFHSSTGAQFDHESARKWAEGSQWHGLEILKIIGGKEQDAEGTVEFIATYSQKDEEVKHQEVSTFRKEAGAWTFVDGRMSHRPFRRDQPKISRNELCYCGSGKKYKKCCGLK is encoded by the coding sequence ATGGCCGATTGCCCCTGCGGAAGTGACAAACCATTCCCTGAGTGTTGTGAACCTTTTCTCAACGGCATAGCTAACGCCCCAACGGCAGAAGCTTTAATGCGCGCGCGGTATTCTGCTTACGTCACGGTAAATATCGACTTCATCGAGCGAACCTTTCATTCCAGCACCGGGGCTCAATTCGATCACGAGAGCGCGCGCAAATGGGCCGAAGGATCCCAGTGGCATGGTCTGGAGATACTCAAGATTATCGGCGGAAAAGAACAGGATGCCGAGGGAACCGTCGAGTTTATCGCGACATATTCCCAAAAAGATGAGGAGGTCAAGCACCAAGAGGTCTCTACATTCCGCAAAGAAGCTGGAGCCTGGACCTTCGTCGATGGCCGCATGTCGCATCGGCCATTTCGCCGAGATCAACCGAAAATCAGCCGGAACGAGCTCTGCTACTGCGGCAGTGGGAAGAAATATAAAAAGTGCTGCGGGCTGAAATAG
- a CDS encoding DUF1016 N-terminal domain-containing protein, translating to MIVEVQQRGQERAGYGEELMNRLAERLTARFGKGFGPRTLRRVRLFYLTFPKGSALLSDQSAVDKWTALLSKSATIESALFPPHLG from the coding sequence GTGATCGTCGAGGTCCAGCAGCGTGGCCAGGAACGCGCGGGTTACGGCGAGGAGCTCATGAACCGGCTCGCCGAGCGTCTCACCGCCAGGTTCGGTAAAGGCTTCGGGCCGCGCACCCTGCGCCGCGTGCGCCTCTTCTATCTCACCTTTCCCAAGGGTTCCGCGCTGCTTTCCGATCAGAGCGCTGTCGACAAATGGACAGCGCTGTTGTCCAAATCCGCGACCATCGAGAGCGCCCTCTTCCCGCCTCATCTCGGCTGA